From Afipia carboxidovorans OM5, one genomic window encodes:
- a CDS encoding glycoside hydrolase family 15 protein: MPSPIEDYALIGDCLTAALVSRNGSIDWLCWPTFDSDACFAALLGTPEHGRWQIAPASETYSVTRAYRDQTLILETTFRCESGTCTLIDFMPPRGEASDIVRMVRGDAGVVEMRMELLLRFGSGSEVPWVRRLEDDTLQAIAGPDMVVLRSNLDMQGEGMTTVSDFKVREGELYHYVMTYDPSHLPVSEPIDIEAALEETETFWREWSSRCNFKGQHREFIQRSLITLKAMTYAPTGGIVAAPTTSLPEKIGGARNWDYRFCWLRDATFTLLALIDSGYAEEAIAWHEWLLRSVAGSPADMQIMYSITGQRRLLEWQADWLPGYENSRPVRFGNAAHAQLQLDVYGELMDAFYQARVNRIELNGDTWPVELALLEHLAKVWTEPDCGIWERRGPGRHYVFSKVMCWVAFDRAVLGVEKFGKKGPVEEWRVLRDRIHADICTNGFDAEENTFVESYGSKLLDASLLLLPAVGFLKPDDPRIIGTIAAIERRMMRGGFVLRHDPQEVHDNEAQPIEGAFLACTLWLADAYVLLGRVDDARELYLRVHGIANDLGLLSEEYDPILRRQTGNFPQALTHIAIINTAQNIFAALHPDKPAVQRARKD; this comes from the coding sequence TTGCCGTCTCCCATCGAAGATTATGCGCTGATCGGAGATTGCCTCACCGCCGCACTCGTCAGCCGCAATGGCTCGATCGACTGGCTGTGCTGGCCGACGTTCGATTCGGATGCGTGTTTTGCTGCGCTGCTCGGGACCCCCGAGCACGGTCGCTGGCAGATCGCGCCCGCGAGCGAGACCTACAGCGTCACGCGCGCCTATCGCGACCAGACGCTCATCCTGGAAACGACATTCAGATGCGAGAGCGGCACCTGCACCCTGATCGACTTCATGCCGCCACGTGGCGAGGCCTCCGATATTGTACGCATGGTGCGTGGCGATGCCGGTGTCGTCGAGATGCGGATGGAGCTGCTGCTGCGTTTCGGCTCGGGCTCCGAGGTTCCGTGGGTGCGGCGGCTCGAGGACGACACACTGCAAGCGATTGCCGGGCCCGACATGGTGGTGTTGCGCAGCAATCTCGACATGCAGGGCGAGGGCATGACGACGGTCTCCGACTTCAAGGTGCGTGAAGGCGAGTTGTACCATTACGTCATGACCTATGACCCCTCGCATCTTCCGGTGTCGGAGCCGATCGATATCGAGGCCGCGCTGGAGGAGACCGAGACGTTCTGGCGTGAGTGGTCCTCCCGATGCAACTTCAAGGGTCAGCATCGCGAATTCATTCAGCGCTCGCTGATTACGCTGAAAGCCATGACCTATGCGCCAACCGGTGGCATCGTTGCGGCGCCGACTACGTCATTGCCGGAAAAGATCGGTGGCGCGCGCAACTGGGATTATCGCTTTTGTTGGCTGCGGGACGCGACCTTCACGCTGCTTGCGCTGATCGACAGTGGCTATGCCGAAGAGGCGATCGCCTGGCACGAGTGGCTGTTGCGCTCGGTCGCGGGTTCGCCCGCCGATATGCAGATCATGTACAGCATCACAGGCCAGCGCCGCCTTCTCGAATGGCAGGCCGACTGGCTGCCGGGCTACGAGAACTCGCGGCCGGTGCGCTTCGGCAATGCTGCGCATGCGCAATTGCAGCTCGACGTGTACGGAGAGCTGATGGACGCTTTCTATCAGGCTCGTGTCAACCGGATCGAATTGAACGGCGATACCTGGCCAGTGGAGCTTGCGCTCCTGGAGCACCTCGCGAAGGTTTGGACCGAGCCCGATTGCGGCATCTGGGAGCGACGCGGCCCCGGCCGCCATTATGTATTTTCCAAGGTGATGTGCTGGGTGGCGTTCGACCGCGCCGTGCTCGGCGTCGAGAAATTCGGCAAGAAAGGTCCGGTGGAAGAATGGCGCGTGCTCCGCGATCGCATTCACGCCGACATCTGCACCAATGGTTTCGACGCAGAGGAAAATACCTTTGTCGAATCCTACGGATCGAAGTTGCTTGATGCGAGCCTACTGCTTCTCCCCGCAGTCGGCTTTCTGAAACCGGATGATCCACGCATCATCGGCACCATCGCCGCGATCGAACGGCGGATGATGCGTGGCGGCTTCGTGCTGCGGCACGATCCGCAGGAGGTGCACGACAACGAGGCGCAGCCGATCGAAGGAGCGTTTCTCGCCTGCACGCTATGGCTCGCCGACGCCTATGTGCTGCTCGGCCGTGTCGATGATGCACGCGAGCTCTATCTGCGGGTCCATGGCATCGCCAATGATCTTGGGCTGTTATCGGAGGAGTATGATCCGATCCTGCGGCGTCAGACCGGAAATTTCCCGCAGGCGCTGACGCACATCGCGATCATCAACACCGCGCAGAACATTTTCGCCGCACTTCATCCCGACAAGCCCGCTGTGCAGCGCGCGCGGAAGGATTAA
- the trhA gene encoding PAQR family membrane homeostasis protein TrhA codes for MAIFRLKELVALPEMPGRGVFHWTYDRAELIADSVVHVAGLSLGLVAVAALIVLAGLTASTLNLVTVSIYAAGLIAMLAFSAVYNLWPVSPVKWILRRFDHSAIYVLIAATYTPFLAQMNDHTLGLVLLAGVWTVALIGIALKVVFPGRFDRLAVALYLALGWSGLVAYDSIAASLTHTTLWLIAIGGVVYSVGVIFHAWQRLRFQNAIWHGFVLVAAACHYSAVLDTVLVSS; via the coding sequence ATGGCGATCTTTCGATTGAAAGAATTGGTGGCCCTGCCGGAGATGCCCGGGCGCGGGGTGTTCCACTGGACCTACGATCGGGCCGAGCTGATCGCCGACAGCGTTGTGCATGTCGCCGGCCTATCGCTCGGGCTCGTTGCCGTCGCCGCGCTGATCGTGCTTGCCGGCCTCACAGCGTCGACACTCAATCTCGTTACCGTCTCGATCTATGCTGCCGGGCTCATTGCCATGCTGGCGTTCTCGGCGGTCTATAATCTTTGGCCGGTGTCGCCGGTGAAATGGATTTTGCGCCGGTTCGACCATTCCGCGATCTATGTGCTGATCGCGGCGACCTACACCCCGTTTCTCGCCCAAATGAACGACCACACGCTTGGCCTCGTCTTGCTCGCGGGCGTCTGGACGGTGGCCCTCATCGGCATCGCGCTCAAGGTGGTGTTTCCCGGCCGGTTCGACCGTCTCGCGGTGGCGCTTTACCTCGCGCTCGGCTGGAGTGGTCTCGTTGCCTATGACTCCATTGCGGCCTCGCTCACGCATACCACGCTGTGGCTGATCGCAATCGGCGGTGTAGTGTATTCGGTCGGTGTAATCTTCCATGCTTGGCAGCGGCTGCGTTTCCAGAACGCAATCTGGCACGGCTTCGTGCTGGTCGCGGCGGCGTGCCACTACAGTGCGGTGCTCGATACCGTGCTCGTCAGTAGCTGA
- a CDS encoding YcjX family protein, producing MAPSLSGILDDLTLSARALADYSESLFNPTVRLGVTGLSRAGKTVFITALVHGFLRGGRFPVFESLSSGRIARARLAPQPDDGIPRFAYEAHLRTLIEERLWPQSTTDISELRLAIDYQRENGAMRTLTLDIVDYPGEWLLDLPLLHKSYEQWSAESLKLSRQSPRAALAAPWHAHLKSLNATDLANEAAAVTAAKLFTDYLRACRQEQFAMSLLPPGRFLMPGALENSPALTFSPLDVPEDGTPPADSLWAMMRRRYESYKDIVVRPFFRDHFARLDRQIVLVDALAAFNAGPEALRDLEGALAGILDCFNTGRRTLFSMMFRPRIDRILFAATKADHLHRTSHDRLEAILRRMVDRAASRAEFTGAATDVVALAAVRATREASVAHHGETLPSIIGTPMPGEISGGETFDGDSEAATFPGDLPDTPDDLFGRDGAFKGSSSAPPGETDFRFLRFRPPRLDTAQGEPALPHIRLDRALQFLIGDKLQ from the coding sequence ATGGCACCGAGCCTTTCCGGGATTCTCGACGACCTGACGCTGTCGGCGCGCGCGCTCGCCGATTACAGCGAGAGCCTGTTCAACCCGACGGTGCGGCTCGGCGTCACTGGCCTGTCGCGCGCGGGCAAGACGGTGTTCATCACCGCTCTCGTGCACGGCTTTTTGCGCGGCGGGCGCTTTCCCGTGTTTGAATCGCTCTCCAGTGGGCGGATCGCGCGGGCACGGCTCGCCCCGCAGCCGGACGACGGTATCCCCCGCTTCGCCTATGAGGCGCATCTGCGCACCCTGATCGAGGAGCGCCTGTGGCCGCAATCGACCACCGACATCAGCGAATTGCGGCTCGCAATCGACTACCAGCGCGAGAACGGCGCGATGCGCACGCTGACGCTCGACATCGTCGATTATCCCGGCGAATGGCTTCTCGACCTGCCGCTGCTGCACAAGAGCTACGAGCAATGGTCGGCGGAAAGCCTGAAGCTGTCGCGGCAGAGCCCACGCGCTGCGCTCGCTGCGCCTTGGCACGCGCACCTCAAAAGCCTCAACGCAACCGATCTTGCCAACGAGGCGGCCGCGGTGACGGCAGCCAAACTCTTCACCGACTATTTGCGCGCCTGCCGTCAGGAGCAGTTCGCGATGAGCCTGCTGCCGCCCGGCCGCTTCCTGATGCCCGGTGCGCTGGAGAATTCCCCCGCCCTCACCTTCTCGCCGCTCGACGTGCCCGAAGACGGCACGCCGCCTGCAGACTCACTGTGGGCGATGATGCGCCGGCGTTATGAGTCCTACAAAGACATTGTGGTGCGGCCGTTCTTCCGCGATCACTTCGCCCGACTCGACCGCCAGATCGTATTGGTCGATGCGCTCGCCGCGTTCAATGCCGGGCCGGAGGCGCTGCGCGATCTCGAAGGCGCACTCGCGGGCATTCTCGATTGCTTCAACACCGGACGGCGCACGCTGTTCAGTATGATGTTTCGCCCACGCATCGACCGCATCCTGTTTGCCGCGACCAAGGCCGATCACCTTCACCGCACCAGCCACGACCGGCTGGAGGCAATCCTGCGGCGGATGGTGGACCGCGCCGCCTCGCGCGCGGAATTCACAGGCGCCGCCACCGACGTCGTTGCGCTCGCCGCCGTGCGCGCGACCCGCGAGGCGAGCGTTGCGCATCACGGCGAGACGTTGCCCTCGATCATCGGCACCCCGATGCCGGGCGAGATTTCGGGCGGCGAAACCTTTGACGGCGACAGCGAGGCCGCAACCTTTCCGGGCGATCTGCCGGATACGCCGGACGACCTTTTCGGCCGCGACGGTGCGTTTAAAGGCTCAAGCTCCGCACCACCGGGCGAGACCGATTTCCGCTTCCTGCGCTTCCGCCCGCCGCGGCTCGATACCGCGCAAGGCGAGCCGGCGCTGCCGCACATCCGCCTCGACCGCGCGCTCCAATTCCTGATCGGAGACAAACTGCAATGA
- a CDS encoding YcjF family protein codes for MNERSPPRKPVSFRLDDPRVTLTEAGESARAPLGGIRITPEPDAATLPAPIEATRQRRRRFPWGGLFWSALGGLVVLGLGLGAAQLIEDLFTRSETLGFAGLALAALCALAFVVIVAREALALARLDTIEQLHARADAVLVSDDRAASDTIVRDLLKVARDNPQLAQARAALQSHTHDIIDGADMLRLAERTLMAPLDQEARRLISSAASRVSLVTAISPGALIDMLFVFAAALRLVRQLARLYGGRPGALGMFKLMRHVIAHLAVTGGMAASDSLIQQMLGHGVAAKLSARLGEGVLNGLLTARLGLAAVDVTRPLPFSALPRPALGDLVKDLMRRADPTARIEAKAKPESPERD; via the coding sequence ATGAACGAGCGCAGCCCCCCGCGCAAACCCGTCTCGTTCCGGCTCGACGATCCGCGCGTGACGCTCACCGAGGCGGGCGAGAGTGCGCGTGCGCCGCTCGGCGGCATCCGCATCACGCCGGAGCCCGATGCGGCCACGCTGCCCGCGCCGATCGAGGCTACTCGACAACGCCGCCGGCGCTTTCCCTGGGGCGGGCTGTTCTGGAGTGCACTCGGCGGCCTCGTGGTGCTGGGGCTCGGGCTAGGCGCGGCGCAACTGATCGAGGATCTGTTCACGCGCAGCGAGACGCTGGGTTTTGCCGGCCTCGCGCTTGCAGCCCTCTGCGCGCTCGCCTTCGTGGTGATTGTCGCGCGCGAAGCCTTGGCGCTGGCGCGGCTCGACACCATCGAGCAGTTGCATGCGCGTGCTGACGCCGTGCTCGTCTCCGACGACCGCGCCGCGAGCGATACCATCGTCCGCGATCTCCTCAAGGTCGCGCGTGACAACCCGCAGCTCGCCCAGGCCCGCGCCGCGCTGCAGAGCCATACGCACGATATTATCGACGGCGCCGACATGCTGCGGCTTGCCGAGCGCACGCTGATGGCTCCGCTCGATCAGGAAGCGCGGCGGCTGATCTCGAGCGCCGCCTCCCGCGTTTCGCTCGTCACCGCCATCAGCCCCGGCGCGCTGATCGACATGCTGTTCGTGTTCGCCGCCGCCCTGCGGCTGGTGCGCCAGCTCGCGCGGCTCTATGGCGGCCGTCCCGGCGCGCTCGGGATGTTCAAACTGATGCGACATGTGATCGCACATCTCGCCGTCACCGGCGGTATGGCGGCGAGCGACAGCCTGATCCAGCAGATGCTCGGACATGGCGTTGCAGCAAAGCTCTCCGCCCGGCTCGGCGAGGGCGTTCTGAACGGCCTGCTCACTGCACGCCTTGGCCTTGCCGCCGTCGACGTCACGCGGCCGCTGCCATTCTCGGCACTGCCGCGCCCCGCGCTTGGCGACCTGGTCAAGGATCTGATGCGCCGGGCCGATCCGACCGCGCGGATCGAGGCGAAAGCCAAGCCAGAGAGCCCTGAGCGCGACTGA
- a CDS encoding cold-shock protein — MAKGTVKWFNPTKGYGFIQPAGGGKDVFVHISAVEKAGLSSLNEGQTIEFEEVANRGKTSAENLKV, encoded by the coding sequence ATGGCTAAAGGCACTGTGAAGTGGTTCAACCCGACCAAAGGCTACGGGTTCATCCAGCCGGCAGGTGGCGGCAAGGATGTGTTCGTGCACATTTCGGCGGTTGAAAAAGCGGGCCTGTCTTCGCTGAACGAGGGACAGACAATCGAGTTCGAAGAAGTCGCGAACCGCGGCAAGACATCTGCGGAGAATCTAAAAGTCTGA
- a CDS encoding N-acetylmuramoyl-L-alanine amidase produces the protein MAVRFPLYVKSLYESAERVPQPQAQAIDVVVRSRLDGAMASPFTADSPLASSVMASPNLDERCAPVELIVLHYTGMPEEDAALARLCDAEAKVSSHYVVRENGEVVQLVAEEKRAWHAGVSCWRGASDINSRSIGIEIVNPGHDGDCPPYPDPQIAAVIALCRDILARNGIRRDQVLAHSDIAPTRKQDPGEWFPWGRLAAEGVGLWVEPAPLDDTSGAEADAGEAAAFIGALAGYGYGITPADPPEVKAAVVAAFQRHFRPARGDGKVDRSSIETLRRLLAARQALVVGA, from the coding sequence ATGGCCGTTCGCTTCCCGTTATATGTCAAAAGCCTGTACGAGTCAGCCGAACGGGTGCCGCAGCCGCAGGCCCAAGCCATTGACGTGGTGGTGCGGTCGCGGCTTGATGGCGCGATGGCTTCTCCCTTCACTGCCGATTCACCGCTCGCCTCAAGCGTCATGGCGTCGCCGAATCTCGACGAACGCTGCGCGCCGGTCGAACTCATCGTGCTGCATTACACGGGCATGCCCGAAGAGGACGCCGCGCTGGCAAGGTTGTGCGATGCGGAGGCCAAGGTCTCCTCCCACTATGTCGTGCGCGAGAATGGCGAGGTCGTTCAACTCGTGGCCGAAGAGAAGCGCGCCTGGCACGCGGGCGTGTCGTGCTGGCGGGGCGCGAGCGACATCAACTCGCGCTCGATCGGCATCGAGATCGTCAATCCGGGGCATGACGGGGATTGCCCGCCTTATCCCGATCCGCAGATCGCGGCCGTGATCGCGCTCTGCCGCGATATCCTCGCGCGCAATGGCATTCGGCGCGATCAGGTGCTGGCGCATTCGGATATCGCACCGACGCGCAAGCAGGACCCGGGTGAATGGTTTCCCTGGGGGAGGCTGGCGGCGGAAGGCGTCGGGCTGTGGGTCGAGCCTGCGCCGCTCGATGATACCTCTGGTGCTGAGGCAGATGCGGGCGAGGCTGCGGCCTTCATCGGTGCGCTTGCGGGCTACGGCTATGGCATCACACCCGCCGACCCGCCCGAGGTGAAGGCGGCTGTGGTGGCTGCCTTCCAGCGGCATTTCCGGCCCGCGCGGGGTGACGGAAAGGTCGATCGCTCCAGCATCGAGACACTGCGCCGACTTCTTGCGGCGCGACAGGCGCTGGTCGTCGGAGCGTAA
- a CDS encoding iron ABC transporter substrate-binding protein — MTHTGRRRALGALSVFGALISFLALSVWQAVPAAARTVTDSAGRKVDIPDAITRVFAAGPPASIVLYTLAPQSMIGWARTPRETQKPYLLPATHALPELGRLTGRGDTLNLERLIAAKPDIIIDYGTINDTYRSLADRVQAQTGIPYLLIDGRFENAPTTLRLLADILGVKERGEMLARITEGILARVDKTIADIPADKRPHIYLARGPEGLESGSKGSINTEIIERVGGINVVEGLREKGGIVRVSPEQVITWAPDTIITLDPDFKKAVAQKPEWKAVPAVAKGRVFLAPGLPYGFIDAPPSVNRFAGLIWLLHTLYPDRTDGNLRNEIRTFYKTFYQVDPSDSELNALLNGAGG, encoded by the coding sequence ATGACACATACCGGCCGCCGCCGCGCCCTCGGCGCTCTCAGCGTCTTTGGTGCCCTTATCAGTTTTCTTGCCCTGTCGGTCTGGCAGGCGGTGCCCGCTGCTGCGCGCACCGTGACCGACTCGGCTGGCCGCAAGGTCGATATCCCTGATGCGATTACGCGCGTGTTCGCCGCCGGCCCGCCTGCCTCGATCGTCCTCTACACGCTCGCGCCACAATCCATGATCGGCTGGGCCCGCACGCCGCGCGAGACACAGAAACCCTATCTTCTACCAGCCACTCACGCGCTGCCCGAACTCGGCCGCCTCACCGGGCGCGGCGACACGCTCAATCTCGAACGCCTCATTGCTGCCAAACCCGATATCATCATCGACTACGGCACCATCAACGATACCTACCGCTCGCTCGCCGACCGCGTGCAGGCGCAGACCGGAATTCCCTATCTCCTGATCGACGGCCGGTTCGAGAACGCGCCGACGACGTTGCGGCTTCTTGCCGATATCCTCGGAGTGAAGGAACGAGGCGAGATGCTGGCGCGCATCACTGAGGGCATTCTCGCCCGTGTCGACAAGACCATCGCCGATATTCCGGCGGACAAGCGTCCGCACATCTATCTTGCGCGCGGACCGGAAGGGCTGGAATCCGGATCGAAAGGCTCGATCAACACCGAGATCATCGAGCGCGTCGGCGGCATCAACGTGGTCGAAGGCCTGCGCGAAAAAGGGGGCATCGTGCGCGTGTCACCCGAGCAGGTGATCACATGGGCACCCGACACCATCATCACGCTCGATCCCGATTTCAAGAAAGCCGTCGCACAGAAGCCGGAATGGAAAGCGGTGCCGGCCGTTGCAAAGGGCCGCGTCTTTCTCGCGCCCGGTTTGCCCTACGGCTTCATCGATGCGCCGCCTTCGGTGAACCGCTTCGCGGGCCTGATCTGGCTCCTGCACACACTCTATCCGGATCGGACCGACGGCAATCTGCGCAACGAGATCCGCACGTTCTACAAGACATTCTATCAGGTCGATCCGAGCGATAGCGAACTCAACGCTCTGCTCAACGGCGCGGGAGGCTGA
- a CDS encoding FecCD family ABC transporter permease — MRTATILFTLTALLIAVALVAAGIGPYPIPPQTVVEALWQRLVGGDIQSTIDTVLFNIRLPRIVAAGFVGAALAAAGAAYQSLFRNPLVSPDILGVSTGAGFGAVVGILLGFPVAMIQFLGFAGGLATVAIVVTLARALRSSGDVLVLVLAGIVVGALAGAAISLVKVLADPYDQLPAITFWLLGSLSGIKAHDVAATVPVVLIGLGPLILLRWRIGVLSLGDDEARALGVEVGRLRAIVIAAATLVTASVVAISGVIGWVGLMVPHMARLLIGPRFDRLLPAAILLGAAFMIGVDTLARSAARIEIPLGVLTAIIGGPVFVWLLAHNQRRLLP, encoded by the coding sequence TTGCGCACAGCAACCATCCTTTTCACCCTCACCGCCCTCCTGATCGCCGTCGCATTGGTGGCGGCGGGTATCGGGCCTTATCCGATTCCGCCGCAGACCGTGGTCGAGGCGCTGTGGCAGCGGCTCGTCGGCGGAGATATTCAAAGCACCATCGACACCGTGCTGTTCAACATCCGCCTGCCGCGGATTGTCGCTGCGGGCTTCGTCGGCGCGGCGCTTGCAGCAGCGGGCGCGGCCTATCAGAGCCTGTTTCGCAATCCGCTGGTCTCGCCCGACATTCTCGGCGTCTCGACCGGTGCGGGCTTCGGTGCGGTGGTCGGCATCCTGCTCGGATTTCCTGTCGCGATGATCCAGTTTCTCGGCTTTGCCGGCGGACTCGCGACTGTCGCGATCGTGGTCACGCTCGCGCGTGCATTACGTTCAAGCGGAGACGTGCTCGTGCTGGTGCTCGCCGGCATTGTGGTCGGCGCACTGGCAGGCGCGGCGATCTCGCTGGTGAAGGTACTGGCTGATCCATACGACCAGTTGCCCGCGATCACCTTCTGGCTGCTCGGCAGCCTGTCCGGGATCAAGGCGCACGACGTCGCCGCGACCGTGCCGGTGGTACTGATCGGGCTCGGACCGCTCATTCTGTTGCGCTGGCGGATCGGCGTGCTCTCGCTCGGCGATGACGAGGCGCGTGCGCTCGGTGTCGAAGTCGGACGGCTGCGCGCCATCGTGATTGCCGCCGCAACGCTTGTCACTGCGAGCGTGGTCGCGATCTCCGGCGTGATCGGCTGGGTCGGGCTGATGGTACCGCATATGGCGCGGCTGTTGATCGGCCCGCGCTTCGACCGTCTGCTGCCGGCCGCGATCCTGCTCGGCGCCGCTTTCATGATCGGCGTCGATACGCTGGCGCGGTCCGCCGCGCGGATCGAGATTCCGCTCGGCGTACTGACGGCAATCATTGGCGGGCCGGTATTTGTCTGGTTGCTCGCGCATAATCAACGGAGGCTTCTGCCATGA
- a CDS encoding ABC transporter ATP-binding protein — MSLLEARDLTIGYGHTTVADGVDLAIEPGTVTCLLGPNGIGKTTLFKTLMGLIPQLSGTIRLEGDEIAQLSRPRIARHIAYVPQAHPAEFTYTVLDLVVMGRTAYLGTFGAPKQTDYDAATAALEQLGISALAERDSTRISGGQRQLVLIARALAQQSRIVVMDEPTASLDLANRILVLDTVRNLAASGLAVVLSTHEPEHAFLVADQVAILGRDRFVTGPVADVLTPSQLSALYGLPLEVETTPSGRHVVGPAASDQIQP; from the coding sequence ATGAGCCTTCTCGAAGCGCGTGACCTGACGATCGGCTACGGCCATACCACGGTTGCTGACGGCGTCGATCTTGCAATCGAGCCCGGCACCGTGACCTGCCTGCTTGGGCCGAACGGTATCGGCAAAACTACGCTGTTCAAGACGCTGATGGGCCTGATTCCGCAGCTTTCCGGCACCATCCGCCTCGAGGGCGATGAGATCGCACAATTAAGCCGCCCGCGCATCGCTCGCCACATCGCCTATGTGCCGCAAGCACATCCGGCCGAGTTCACTTACACAGTGCTTGATCTCGTGGTGATGGGACGCACCGCCTATCTCGGCACGTTCGGTGCGCCGAAACAGACAGACTATGACGCCGCAACCGCCGCGCTGGAGCAACTCGGGATCAGCGCTCTGGCGGAACGCGACTCCACGCGCATTTCAGGCGGTCAACGCCAACTTGTGTTGATCGCCCGTGCACTGGCGCAGCAATCACGCATCGTGGTGATGGACGAGCCGACCGCGAGCCTCGATCTCGCCAATCGCATTCTGGTGCTCGACACCGTGCGCAATCTCGCCGCGAGCGGACTTGCCGTCGTGCTGTCAACGCATGAGCCCGAGCATGCGTTTCTGGTCGCCGATCAGGTCGCAATCCTCGGCCGCGACCGTTTCGTCACCGGCCCCGTGGCCGATGTGCTGACGCCGTCGCAACTGTCAGCGCTCTACGGCCTGCCACTTGAGGTCGAGACCACGCCCTCCGGCCGCCATGTCGTCGGGCCTGCTGCTTCGGATCAGATACAGCCCTGA
- a CDS encoding ketopantoate reductase family protein yields MKIAVMGAGAVGCYYGGMLARAGHEVTLIGRKAHVAAMAAQGGLRFESRRFDGVIPLRAETEASAVAGADVVLFCVKSADTVEAGREIAPHLKNDAVVLSLQNGVDNAERLQAVVGCTVAPVVVYVAAEMAGPGHIRHHGRGDLTIGPSPRSDGIAAQFSEADIGTKVSDDVTARLWDKLIMNCAYNALSAIAQLPYGRLFEVEGTKNVMDSIIIECVAVATELGIAVSPDIRDKTFALVEVMPDQLSSTAQDLARGKPSEIDFLNGHVVSKGREFGVPTPANLALQVAVKLRELELADARS; encoded by the coding sequence ATGAAGATCGCAGTGATGGGAGCCGGTGCTGTCGGGTGTTATTACGGTGGCATGCTGGCGCGGGCCGGGCATGAGGTGACGTTGATCGGCCGCAAGGCGCATGTCGCGGCGATGGCTGCGCAGGGCGGTCTCAGGTTTGAAAGCCGTCGCTTCGATGGCGTGATACCGCTTCGCGCCGAGACGGAAGCGTCTGCCGTTGCGGGTGCCGATGTTGTTCTGTTCTGCGTGAAATCGGCCGATACCGTAGAGGCAGGTCGCGAGATCGCGCCACACCTGAAGAACGACGCGGTGGTGCTGTCGCTGCAGAACGGCGTCGACAATGCCGAGCGGTTGCAGGCGGTGGTCGGCTGCACGGTGGCGCCGGTGGTGGTCTATGTTGCAGCCGAAATGGCGGGGCCGGGGCATATCCGTCATCACGGGCGTGGCGATCTCACCATCGGTCCCTCGCCGCGCAGTGACGGGATCGCGGCGCAGTTCTCGGAAGCGGATATTGGCACCAAGGTGTCGGACGACGTCACGGCGCGGCTGTGGGACAAGCTCATCATGAACTGTGCCTACAACGCGCTGTCGGCGATCGCGCAGCTTCCCTATGGTCGCCTGTTCGAGGTCGAGGGCACGAAGAACGTGATGGACAGCATCATCATCGAATGTGTGGCTGTTGCGACAGAGCTTGGTATCGCTGTTTCGCCCGATATTCGCGACAAAACGTTCGCACTCGTTGAGGTGATGCCGGATCAACTGTCGTCTACCGCCCAGGATCTTGCGCGCGGCAAGCCAAGTGAGATTGATTTCCTCAATGGTCACGTCGTGAGCAAGGGCCGGGAGTTTGGTGTCCCCACTCCTGCAAACTTGGCGCTCCAGGTTGCGGTGAAGCTGCGTGAACTCGAGCTTGCGGACGCGCGCTCGTAA
- a CDS encoding Crp/Fnr family transcriptional regulator, producing MSQSLLSRLSDDFLGRCLNCQARPLNVCAAFDPDELHAMERLGPETHFTSKQALFSEDEPARHVLNLTRGVVRLYKLLPDGRRHIVGFALPGDFLGATFSDRYDYSADALTTVSACRFPRDEFLKFVETKPNILRRMNELDGRELHLARNQMLLLGSCKAEQKVALFLIGWRERLARLGEIPDILPLPMKRRDIADFLGMTIETVSRTLTKLERKKVISNVPKGIRLLNLPRLEDLVWER from the coding sequence ATGTCACAGTCGCTGCTTTCGAGGTTGTCCGATGATTTTCTGGGCCGATGCCTGAACTGTCAGGCACGTCCGCTCAACGTATGCGCGGCATTCGACCCCGATGAGCTTCATGCCATGGAGAGGCTCGGGCCCGAAACACACTTCACATCGAAGCAGGCTTTGTTCTCGGAAGACGAGCCGGCGCGTCATGTTCTCAACCTGACGCGGGGCGTCGTCCGTTTATATAAACTCTTGCCGGATGGGCGACGCCACATCGTCGGGTTTGCGCTGCCGGGAGATTTTTTGGGAGCGACATTTTCTGATCGGTACGATTATTCGGCCGATGCGCTGACGACAGTGAGCGCCTGTCGTTTTCCGCGAGATGAATTTCTGAAGTTTGTGGAAACCAAGCCGAACATTCTGCGTCGCATGAATGAACTCGACGGACGAGAGCTTCATCTGGCCCGCAACCAGATGCTTTTGCTTGGAAGCTGCAAGGCGGAGCAGAAGGTCGCGCTATTTCTGATTGGCTGGCGCGAACGGCTGGCGCGGCTCGGCGAAATTCCGGACATATTGCCGTTGCCGATGAAGCGGCGGGACATTGCGGATTTTCTTGGCATGACCATTGAAACGGTCAGCCGCACATTGACCAAGCTCGAACGGAAGAAAGTCATCAGCAACGTCCCGAAAGGGATTCGTTTGCTCAATCTCCCCCGCCTCGAGGATCTGGTTTGGGAACGGTAA